A single genomic interval of Blattabacterium sp. (Nauphoeta cinerea) harbors:
- the sufC gene encoding Fe-S cluster assembly ATPase SufC, with protein MLNIENLHAYIENKKVLKGVNLKINAGESHVIMGPNGSGKSTLASIIAGKKDYKITEGNIYFLNHNLKNYSPEERAHLGIFLSFQHPIEIPGVSIVNFIKTAINSICNARNIKKMSAKDILLKIKEKSSLLKIEKNFFHRSLNEGFSGGEKKRNEIFQMIMLDPLFSILDEIDSGLDIDALRIVAKGINDFRNKKNSILVITHYKRLLDYLLSDYIIHILYNGKIIQSGDKKLAEKLEQKGYDWIMKNQE; from the coding sequence ATGTTAAATATAGAAAATTTACATGCTTATATAGAAAATAAAAAGGTACTCAAAGGAGTGAATTTGAAAATCAATGCAGGAGAAAGTCATGTTATTATGGGGCCTAATGGTTCTGGAAAAAGTACTCTTGCCTCTATAATAGCAGGTAAAAAAGATTATAAAATAACTGAGGGAAATATTTATTTCTTAAATCATAATTTAAAAAATTATTCTCCGGAAGAACGAGCTCATTTAGGTATTTTTCTTTCTTTTCAGCATCCAATTGAAATCCCAGGAGTGTCTATTGTTAATTTTATTAAAACAGCAATTAATTCCATTTGCAATGCACGGAATATAAAAAAAATGTCTGCTAAAGATATTTTATTAAAAATAAAGGAAAAGTCTTCTTTATTAAAAATTGAAAAAAATTTTTTTCATCGTTCTTTAAATGAAGGTTTTTCTGGGGGAGAAAAAAAACGTAACGAAATATTTCAAATGATAATGTTAGATCCTTTGTTCTCTATATTAGATGAAATAGATTCAGGTTTAGATATAGATGCTTTGCGAATAGTAGCTAAAGGAATTAACGACTTTAGAAATAAAAAAAACTCTATTTTAGTTATCACTCATTATAAAAGATTATTAGATTATCTTTTATCAGATTATATTATACATATTTTATATAATGGAAAAATTATTCAGTCAGGAGATAAAAAATTAGCTGAAAAATTGGAGCAAAAAGGATATGATTGGATAATGAAGAATCAAGAGTAA
- the sufD gene encoding Fe-S cluster assembly protein SufD gives MQLREKITSFLIKKFTYAKKDDTYMSFLQRKHSDFFCKKGFPSFIKKKWKNTNIDSILKQDYNLLSEEEKIKNIEYQKIRKLTFLKNEDSLILVFIDGKYNPYLSYDAGNIILSNIVSLKENKIKDYYDRLSYQYDAFYTLNTILSIDGAYIYIPNNVILENPIEILHISTGIESKIMLNNRNLIVVGEHSYVKIIEHFKCLKKHFVFVNSVSEIYAMNHSVIEYYKVQNDLEETSIIDNTFLKQNKNSKCTVYTFSFQGNYIRNNLKFYSNGKKTYSYLYGISLLSGKQFVDHNTLINHLCSNAYSFQLYKNILCEKSEGIFNGRIIVNKFIKEINSFQKNHNIVLSDEACIHAKPQLEIYSEHVKCSHGCTVGNIQEDELFYLQSRGIPEKKAKMLLLLSFLGEMLVPIRILELKKFIHIKIKEKLDKHL, from the coding sequence ATGCAGTTAAGAGAAAAAATAACTTCTTTCTTAATTAAGAAATTTACTTATGCAAAAAAAGATGACACTTATATGTCGTTTTTGCAACGAAAACATTCTGATTTTTTCTGTAAAAAAGGATTTCCTTCTTTTATCAAGAAAAAATGGAAAAATACAAATATTGATTCAATTCTTAAACAGGATTATAATCTTCTTTCAGAAGAAGAAAAAATAAAAAATATAGAATATCAAAAAATAAGAAAATTAACTTTTCTTAAAAATGAAGATTCCCTTATTTTAGTTTTTATAGACGGGAAATATAATCCTTATCTTTCTTATGATGCGGGAAATATTATTTTATCAAATATAGTATCACTAAAAGAAAATAAAATTAAAGATTATTATGATCGACTATCATATCAATATGATGCGTTCTATACTTTGAATACTATTTTGTCAATAGACGGAGCATATATTTATATTCCTAATAATGTTATTTTAGAAAATCCTATAGAAATATTACATATTTCTACAGGAATTGAATCTAAAATTATGTTGAATAACAGAAATTTGATTGTGGTGGGAGAGCATTCCTATGTTAAAATTATAGAACATTTTAAATGTTTAAAGAAGCATTTTGTTTTTGTAAATTCAGTTAGTGAAATTTATGCGATGAACCATAGTGTCATTGAGTACTATAAAGTGCAAAATGATTTAGAAGAAACTTCTATAATAGATAATACATTTTTAAAACAAAATAAAAACAGTAAATGCACTGTTTATACTTTTTCTTTTCAAGGAAATTATATAAGAAATAATTTAAAATTTTATTCTAATGGTAAAAAAACTTATTCTTATTTATACGGCATTTCTCTTTTATCGGGAAAACAATTTGTGGATCACAATACTCTAATCAATCATTTATGTTCAAATGCTTATAGTTTTCAATTGTATAAAAATATTTTATGTGAAAAATCGGAAGGAATTTTTAATGGAAGAATAATTGTGAATAAATTTATAAAAGAAATAAATTCTTTTCAAAAAAATCATAATATTGTTCTTTCTGATGAAGCATGTATACATGCTAAGCCTCAATTAGAAATTTATTCTGAACATGTGAAATGTTCTCATGGGTGTACCGTCGGTAATATTCAGGAAGATGAATTATTTTATCTTCAATCAAGAGGAATTCCTGAAAAAAAAGCTAAAATGTTATTATTATTATCATTTTTAGGGGAAATGTTGGTTCCTATTCGGATTTTGGAATTAAAAAAATTTATACATATAAAAATAAAGGAAAAATTAGATAAACATTTATAA